A genomic region of Pseudomonas migulae contains the following coding sequences:
- a CDS encoding LysR family transcriptional regulator, whose protein sequence is MDKLLALKMFVETVRCGGYSAAARKLGISTSSVTRQVAGLESELGASLLNRTTRNTSVTVAGQHYFEKAVAILEAIDEADAVVADRGSEAQGRLRASVPVEFGRRIIAPHLGRLLERHPGLEISLSLSDEVSDLLSEQIDVSVRLGSSVVSDDIVSKKVGDFQRWVVASPEYLMRTGLPRHPRDLLEHQCLRFDYRMGHHNWTFQGVEEIIRLNVQGRLQSNNADILREAALAGGGVTLLADWLVRDDVGAGRLTRVLEQYEVNPGSASTCINALYLPNHRGSSRINVFIEFLQEILAP, encoded by the coding sequence ATGGACAAGTTACTGGCGCTGAAAATGTTTGTCGAAACGGTACGCTGCGGTGGTTACTCGGCCGCCGCGCGCAAGCTCGGCATTTCTACTTCGTCAGTGACGCGACAGGTCGCGGGGCTGGAAAGTGAGCTGGGCGCCAGCCTGCTTAACCGCACCACGCGCAACACCAGTGTCACGGTGGCGGGGCAGCACTATTTCGAGAAAGCAGTGGCGATACTCGAGGCCATCGACGAGGCCGATGCCGTCGTTGCCGACCGTGGCAGCGAAGCCCAGGGACGATTACGCGCCAGCGTCCCGGTGGAATTCGGCCGGCGTATCATCGCCCCTCATCTGGGGCGACTGCTTGAGCGCCATCCTGGCCTGGAGATCAGCCTGTCGTTGAGCGACGAGGTCAGTGACCTGCTCAGCGAGCAAATCGATGTGTCCGTGCGTCTCGGTTCTTCGGTCGTCAGTGATGACATCGTCAGCAAGAAAGTGGGTGATTTCCAGCGTTGGGTGGTGGCGAGTCCCGAGTACCTGATGCGGACCGGATTACCCCGACACCCCCGTGATCTGTTGGAGCATCAATGCTTGCGCTTTGATTACCGCATGGGCCACCACAACTGGACATTCCAGGGCGTCGAAGAAATCATCCGCTTGAATGTGCAGGGGCGGCTGCAAAGCAACAACGCCGACATCCTGCGGGAGGCCGCGTTGGCGGGTGGCGGGGTGACGCTGCTGGCCGATTGGCTGGTGCGTGACGATGTTGGCGCCGGTCGGTTGACCCGCGTGCTGGAGCAGTATGAAGTCAACCCAGGCAGTGCGAGCACCTGCATCAACGCGCTGTATCTGCCCAACCATCGCGGCTCCAGTCGCATCAATGTGTTCATAGAATTTCTCCAGGAAATACTCGCCCCCTGA
- a CDS encoding FAD binding domain-containing protein: protein MTRADIPKALVIGGSLGGLFAATALRAIGWHVDVFERSPAAMDSRGGGIVLQADVLQHFRYADIKHTHALGVRSHDRLYLDRAGTVVHKESMPQTQTSWNTLYNSLFSAFPAEHYHRGKTLVDLVQNEQRVTAMFEDGSSAEGDLLIGADGAGSTVRSLVLPGAGYSYSGYVVWRGLVDEHELPDFAKAQLYEDFVFQQDPESLMLEYMVPGLNGSVDPGERRFNWLWYLKAAQGAELDAVLTDNKGHRRSHSIPPGALAREQEAYIRKMGEQQANPAFRELIRQTKDVFVQAILDLNVPRMVFGRVLLTGDAAFVPRPHTAGSTAKAARNALALAQAIDDMGDIDKALLAWQQLQLAEGKHMGDWGVSMGNRIMGIT from the coding sequence ATGACGCGTGCAGACATTCCGAAGGCCTTGGTCATTGGTGGTTCCCTGGGCGGGCTGTTCGCCGCCACGGCGTTGCGTGCGATCGGCTGGCACGTCGATGTTTTCGAGCGATCCCCGGCTGCGATGGACAGTCGCGGCGGAGGCATCGTCCTGCAAGCGGACGTCTTGCAGCATTTTCGCTACGCGGACATCAAACATACCCATGCGCTCGGGGTCCGGTCCCATGATCGCCTGTATCTGGATCGGGCCGGCACCGTCGTGCACAAGGAGTCGATGCCGCAAACCCAGACGTCCTGGAACACTCTGTACAACTCATTGTTTTCTGCATTCCCTGCCGAGCACTATCACCGGGGTAAAACGCTGGTTGACCTAGTTCAAAATGAGCAACGCGTGACGGCGATGTTTGAAGATGGCAGCAGCGCCGAGGGCGACCTGTTGATCGGCGCCGATGGGGCAGGGTCGACCGTGCGAAGCCTGGTGTTGCCAGGGGCCGGGTATTCCTATTCAGGCTATGTGGTCTGGCGTGGTTTGGTCGATGAGCACGAACTTCCAGACTTCGCCAAGGCACAACTCTACGAGGACTTTGTGTTTCAGCAGGACCCCGAATCGCTGATGCTGGAATACATGGTGCCGGGCCTGAACGGCTCGGTTGATCCCGGCGAGCGACGGTTCAACTGGCTCTGGTATTTGAAAGCTGCGCAAGGCGCAGAACTGGACGCTGTGCTCACCGATAACAAGGGGCATCGGCGTAGCCACTCCATTCCCCCGGGCGCCTTGGCAAGGGAGCAGGAGGCTTACATCAGGAAAATGGGTGAGCAGCAGGCCAACCCGGCGTTTCGTGAACTGATTCGCCAGACCAAGGATGTTTTCGTACAGGCGATCCTTGATCTCAACGTCCCTCGAATGGTGTTTGGCCGCGTGTTGTTGACGGGGGACGCTGCCTTTGTGCCGCGCCCTCACACGGCCGGAAGCACGGCCAAGGCGGCCCGCAATGCACTGGCCCTGGCTCAAGCGATCGACGACATGGGCGACATCGATAAAGCCCTGCTGGCCTGGCAGCAACTGCAACTGGCAGAAGGCAAGCACATGGGGGATTGGGGTGTGAGCATGGGCAACCGGATCATGGGCATCACTTGA
- a CDS encoding alkene reductase — protein sequence MPHHLFSPIKLGLLSLDHRVAMAPLTRSRAGQPGNVPTAMNVEYYRQRASAALIITEATQISQQGQGYAWTPGIHSAEQIQGWKAVSEAVHAEGGRIFLQLWHVGRVSHPVFQPNGGLPVAPTAQPVPGKTFILNEKGEGVWGDVPVPQELDIAGIEAIVTDFRKAARNALLAGMDGVEIHAGNGYLLDQFINSASNQRSDRYGGSIENRARLLLEVVEAVTEEVGAERVAVRLTPMGRFMGMDDDTPEQTFGYIASRLNHWNLAYLHLVEPMMVGTVLDESNDPRWDAIIKQLRADFHGVLMLAGGYTGETAEQAIAQGRADLIAFGRPFIANPDLPARLRGRNELNLADGSSFFGGDAKGYIDYPVLA from the coding sequence ATGCCCCATCACTTGTTCAGCCCTATCAAACTCGGCCTGCTTTCCCTTGATCACCGCGTCGCCATGGCGCCGCTGACTCGTTCCCGGGCGGGCCAGCCGGGCAACGTCCCGACCGCGATGAACGTCGAGTACTACCGTCAGCGGGCCAGTGCCGCGTTGATCATTACCGAAGCGACGCAGATTTCGCAGCAGGGCCAGGGTTACGCCTGGACGCCCGGCATTCATAGCGCGGAGCAGATTCAGGGCTGGAAAGCGGTCAGCGAAGCCGTGCATGCAGAGGGCGGGCGCATTTTCCTGCAGCTCTGGCATGTGGGGAGGGTGTCACACCCGGTGTTCCAACCCAACGGCGGTTTGCCGGTGGCACCGACTGCGCAGCCGGTCCCCGGCAAGACGTTCATCCTGAATGAAAAGGGTGAGGGGGTCTGGGGCGATGTGCCTGTTCCCCAGGAGCTGGACATTGCGGGGATCGAAGCGATCGTCACCGACTTCCGCAAGGCCGCTCGCAATGCGCTGCTGGCCGGTATGGACGGTGTGGAGATTCATGCGGGTAACGGCTACCTGCTCGACCAGTTCATCAACAGCGCCAGCAATCAGCGCAGTGATCGCTACGGTGGAAGCATCGAAAACCGCGCGCGTCTATTGCTTGAAGTCGTGGAGGCCGTGACCGAAGAAGTCGGTGCCGAACGCGTCGCCGTTCGCCTGACACCGATGGGGCGTTTCATGGGGATGGACGATGACACCCCGGAACAGACCTTTGGCTACATCGCATCCCGACTCAATCACTGGAATCTCGCTTACCTGCACCTGGTGGAGCCGATGATGGTCGGCACCGTACTCGACGAGAGTAACGATCCACGCTGGGATGCCATCATCAAACAGCTGCGCGCGGACTTCCACGGCGTACTGATGCTGGCGGGCGGTTACACCGGCGAAACGGCCGAACAGGCCATCGCGCAGGGGCGTGCCGACCTGATCGCTTTTGGTCGCCCGTTCATTGCCAACCCCGACTTGCCGGCGCGCTTGCGTGGCCGTAACGAACTCAACCTGGCGGACGGCAGCAGCTTTTTTGGCGGCGACGCCAAGGGCTACATCGACTATCCGGTGTTGGCATAA
- a CDS encoding DsbA family oxidoreductase — protein MSLHAATVHVIYDFICPWCWIGEEHLERALAASNFATDRQVVFLPYQLNPDMPVQGMDRKTYRSGKFGSWARSQAMDAQVTHAGKAIGLQFAYERVEKTPNTLAAHRLVWREQQAGSDAAFLVKAIFKAYFGEGRDIGDLKVLADIAAEAGLDREAIVDFLNTDEGTAEVLKLEAMTKASGVRSVPSIQIADDVISGAQPVEVMTRILRRNQAA, from the coding sequence ATGAGTTTGCACGCAGCCACTGTTCACGTGATTTACGACTTCATTTGCCCTTGGTGCTGGATCGGTGAAGAGCACCTGGAACGCGCACTTGCCGCCTCGAATTTTGCAACTGACCGCCAGGTTGTTTTCCTGCCGTATCAGTTGAATCCGGACATGCCTGTTCAGGGCATGGATCGTAAAACCTATCGCTCCGGCAAATTCGGCAGCTGGGCGCGTAGCCAGGCCATGGACGCACAGGTTACCCACGCCGGTAAGGCCATCGGTCTTCAGTTCGCTTATGAGCGAGTCGAAAAAACCCCCAACACCCTGGCGGCCCATCGCCTGGTCTGGCGAGAACAACAGGCGGGCAGCGACGCTGCTTTTCTGGTCAAGGCCATTTTCAAGGCGTACTTCGGCGAAGGGCGGGACATCGGCGACCTCAAAGTGCTGGCGGACATCGCTGCCGAAGCGGGGCTGGACCGCGAGGCCATTGTCGACTTTCTCAACACCGATGAAGGCACTGCTGAAGTGTTGAAACTTGAAGCCATGACCAAGGCGTCCGGTGTGCGCTCGGTTCCGAGTATCCAGATCGCAGACGACGTGATCAGTGGCGCTCAGCCCGTCGAAGTCATGACCCGGATACTCAGACGAAACCAGGCGGCTTGA
- a CDS encoding LysR family transcriptional regulator, with product MDKLLALKMFVQSVDSKGFSSAARQLNLATSSVTRMIDRLEDDLGAVLLHRSTRQVTLTAAGGVYYLKTRDILSAMADADESVSDRGEVPAGQLRISVPVAFGHRLIAPHICALLARYPLLILDMTLSDDIVDLLGERIDLSIRLGSPAAMEAVVSRRIGSFRRRVVASAEYLNARGFPDQPMDLMQHDCMCFSYGTSQQVWTFTDKGQETRVPVDGQFKSNNAEVLRDVVLAGSGVALLPDWLVDDDIDSGRLTALFDAFVVNPNSSSSAISALYLPNHRGSKRINTFIDFLTELLGSDSHPVG from the coding sequence ATGGACAAGCTGCTCGCGCTGAAAATGTTCGTCCAGTCGGTCGATTCGAAGGGCTTTTCGTCTGCCGCCAGACAACTCAATCTGGCCACTTCTTCAGTGACGAGAATGATCGACAGGCTTGAGGATGACCTCGGTGCCGTGCTGCTTCATCGTTCTACCCGGCAAGTCACGTTGACGGCTGCCGGTGGCGTTTACTACCTGAAAACCCGGGACATCCTGAGCGCCATGGCGGACGCAGACGAGTCGGTATCGGATCGGGGTGAAGTCCCCGCAGGACAGCTGCGCATTTCAGTGCCTGTGGCGTTTGGGCACCGCCTCATTGCCCCCCATATCTGCGCGCTGCTAGCGCGTTACCCACTGCTCATCCTCGACATGACACTGTCCGACGACATCGTCGATTTGCTCGGCGAACGCATCGATCTCTCGATCCGGCTGGGGTCGCCAGCGGCCATGGAAGCGGTGGTCAGCCGCCGCATCGGCAGCTTTCGACGCCGGGTCGTCGCCAGCGCTGAGTACCTGAATGCGCGAGGATTTCCCGACCAGCCCATGGACCTCATGCAACACGACTGCATGTGCTTCAGCTACGGCACATCGCAACAGGTCTGGACATTTACCGACAAGGGACAAGAGACCCGTGTACCCGTCGATGGGCAATTCAAGAGCAACAATGCCGAGGTCTTGCGTGACGTCGTGCTGGCCGGCAGCGGCGTGGCGCTGTTGCCCGACTGGCTGGTCGACGATGACATTGACAGCGGTCGCCTGACCGCCTTGTTCGACGCTTTTGTCGTCAATCCGAACAGCTCGAGTTCGGCGATCTCGGCCCTGTACCTGCCCAATCATCGCGGATCGAAACGTATCAATACGTTCATTGATTTCCTGACCGAATTACTCGGTTCGGACAGCCATCCCGTGGGGTGA
- a CDS encoding c-type cytochrome, translating into MKRKTIIGAVLAIGIVGMGFAFWMMWRPAIPVAGQHQNAGRETLDRGRRVVEAGDCAVCHTRPGGAYMAGGLPLVTPFGTLFTTNITPDRKTGIGEWSLDAFERAMREGIARDGHFLYPAFPYVHYRKMSDADIADAYAFLMSVDPVNYTAPENHMIFPMNFRPLVSFWNLLFLHGDPLEPLPDRSALWNRGRYLVEGAGHCSSCHSPLNLIGGEKSSELFNGGVVDGWTAPALRGMATAEHPWNEAQLVAYLTGEVAEGHGAAAGPMLPVSLSIAQMPAEDAHAIAQYILDLKKTSSEATLPPCTSAAKPSAKALEGASLFEGACASCHGNAAPMRVIESRPALAHTSAVTADSPRNLIQTILQGIPMSTAAASHYMPAFAHNLDDADVAAIAEYLRNESCATRPWTDLDKTIKSIRAQEQQP; encoded by the coding sequence ATGAAGCGCAAGACGATCATCGGTGCCGTTCTGGCAATCGGCATCGTGGGGATGGGGTTCGCATTCTGGATGATGTGGAGGCCGGCCATTCCCGTCGCCGGCCAGCATCAGAATGCCGGTCGCGAAACCCTGGACAGGGGCCGACGCGTTGTCGAAGCGGGAGACTGCGCGGTCTGCCACACACGGCCAGGGGGCGCTTACATGGCGGGCGGATTGCCGCTGGTAACGCCCTTCGGAACACTCTTCACCACCAACATCACCCCGGACCGGAAAACCGGAATCGGCGAGTGGTCGCTGGACGCCTTTGAGCGGGCCATGCGTGAAGGCATCGCGCGTGATGGCCATTTTCTCTACCCGGCGTTCCCCTACGTGCATTACCGAAAGATGAGCGATGCAGACATCGCCGACGCCTATGCCTTTCTGATGAGCGTGGACCCGGTCAACTACACCGCACCGGAAAACCACATGATTTTCCCGATGAATTTCCGCCCGCTGGTGTCTTTCTGGAACCTGCTGTTCCTGCATGGGGATCCGCTGGAACCGCTTCCCGACCGGTCAGCACTGTGGAACCGCGGACGCTATCTGGTCGAAGGCGCCGGGCACTGCTCGTCCTGCCATTCGCCGCTGAATCTGATTGGCGGGGAGAAAAGCAGCGAGCTGTTCAACGGTGGTGTCGTCGACGGCTGGACCGCCCCCGCCCTGCGAGGCATGGCCACGGCGGAACATCCCTGGAATGAAGCCCAGTTGGTCGCCTACCTGACCGGCGAAGTCGCCGAAGGACACGGCGCAGCGGCGGGCCCGATGTTGCCGGTCAGCCTGAGCATCGCGCAGATGCCGGCGGAAGATGCCCATGCGATCGCGCAGTACATTCTTGACCTGAAGAAAACCTCTTCGGAGGCGACCTTGCCGCCCTGCACCTCTGCGGCCAAGCCCAGTGCCAAGGCGCTTGAGGGCGCCTCGTTGTTCGAAGGGGCCTGCGCGAGCTGCCACGGCAATGCCGCACCAATGCGCGTCATTGAGTCAAGACCCGCGCTGGCCCACACCTCGGCAGTGACGGCGGACTCACCACGCAATTTGATCCAGACCATCCTGCAGGGCATCCCGATGTCCACCGCCGCTGCGAGCCACTACATGCCGGCCTTCGCCCATAACCTGGACGATGCCGACGTGGCGGCCATTGCCGAGTATCTGCG